From the genome of Phreatobacter cathodiphilus, one region includes:
- a CDS encoding ABC transporter ATP-binding protein — MLTTPPLVDIRNLKVTFTGGPKPIRAINGVDLALDRGETLAILGESGSGKSVTLRAMLRLNPEKRTKVEGSITVANRDVLALGPKDLQAFRGRDVSMIFQEPALALDPVYTLGHQIAETIVKHDGGSWADAKKRALDLFERVRIPSPERRLDNYPHEMSGGMRQRAMIALALACNPKVLLADEPTTALDATVQIQILLLIRELQREFGIAVIFVTHDIGVAVEVADRVAVMYGGRIVETGPIRDILRNPRHPYTIGLLKSRAHDAMTKGTRLDAIPGSPPDLANLPPGCSFAPRCKLALPACSEATPEPVAVGAGHEARCFRTDATAPVAA; from the coding sequence TCAAGGTCACCTTCACCGGCGGCCCCAAGCCGATCCGCGCCATCAACGGCGTCGACCTCGCCCTCGACCGCGGCGAGACCCTCGCCATCCTCGGCGAGTCCGGCTCCGGCAAGTCGGTGACGCTGCGCGCCATGCTCCGCCTCAACCCGGAGAAGCGGACGAAGGTCGAGGGTTCGATCACGGTGGCGAACCGGGACGTGCTGGCGCTCGGCCCGAAGGACCTGCAGGCCTTCCGCGGCCGCGACGTCTCGATGATCTTCCAGGAGCCGGCCCTCGCCCTCGACCCGGTCTATACGCTCGGCCACCAGATCGCCGAGACCATCGTCAAGCATGACGGCGGCTCCTGGGCCGATGCGAAGAAGCGGGCGCTCGATCTCTTCGAGCGTGTGCGCATCCCTTCGCCCGAGCGGCGCCTCGACAACTACCCCCACGAGATGTCCGGCGGCATGCGCCAGCGGGCGATGATCGCCCTGGCGCTCGCCTGCAATCCGAAGGTACTGCTCGCCGACGAGCCGACCACCGCCCTTGACGCCACCGTGCAGATCCAGATCCTGCTGCTGATCCGCGAGCTGCAGCGCGAGTTCGGCATTGCCGTCATCTTCGTCACCCACGACATCGGCGTTGCCGTCGAGGTCGCCGACCGTGTGGCCGTCATGTATGGCGGCCGCATCGTCGAAACCGGCCCGATCCGCGACATCCTGCGCAACCCGCGCCACCCCTATACGATCGGCCTCCTGAAGAGCCGCGCCCACGACGCCATGACCAAGGGCACGCGGCTCGACGCCATTCCCGGCTCGCCGCCCGACCTCGCCAACCTGCCGCCCGGCTGCTCCTTCGCACCGCGCTGCAAGCTGGCACTCCCCGCCTGCTCGGAAGCGACGCCAGAGCCGGTGGCGGTTGGTGCCGGCCACGAGGCGCGCTGCTTCAGGACCGATGCGACGGCGCCCGTCGCCGCCTAG